In Geotalea uraniireducens, one genomic interval encodes:
- the mutS gene encoding DNA mismatch repair protein MutS, with translation MSELTPMMRQYLEIKADYPDAILFFRLGDFYEMFLDDAVKASRILDITLTSRNKGTDGADVPLCGVPFHSATPYIARLIEAGEKVAICEQVEDPKSCKGIVRREVVKVVTPGLVVEAESLSPKDNNYLLAVYGEDGPRWGVAYLDLSTGDFRATEVDGEEGAWGEIACVNPREILVPTASRDNGIGRARTDLTAGRMITCIDDWVYDAEYAERTVCGHFGVASSAALGCDGWSNGVRAVAAILHYLLKTQKGRVDHIRELQVYQTQEYLLLDEATRRNLELTATLADGKRRGSLLGLLDRTVTAMGGRKLKQWINYPLLSNEKISERLEAIAELVAGSDLRREFREQLDGVYDLERLNGRISLASANAKDLVALRTSLEKIPSLLELLATTEAELLRQLHCEIDPLTEVAELIRSGIVADPPFILREGGIIAEGYHAELDELRAISREGKGFIARLEAKERARTGISSLKIRYNKVFGYYIEVTKTNLAAIPEDYHRRQTLANAERFITPELKEYEEKVLGAEERIVELEYSLFQEIRQRVAVQGERISRTADRLATLDVLAALADVSHERRYCRPEIDNGELITINEGRHPVVEALNASERFVANDLLLDSADNQIVMITGPNMAGKSTYMRQVALIVLMAQMGCFVPATAAHIGVVDRIFTRVGASDNLARGQSTFMVEMMETAAILRNATPRSLVVLDEIGRGTSTFDGVSIAWAVAEYLHDTERCAAKTLFATHYHELTELAVTRNRIKNYNVAVKEWNDQVIFLRKIVEGGASHSYGIQVARLAGLPVEVIERAKEILRNLEKGEYAEEGVPRIARGKKGSPPPPSAQLSLFERGDDLLRSRIAGLNIAALTPLEALNILDELKRMV, from the coding sequence ATGTCTGAACTTACGCCGATGATGCGTCAGTATCTGGAGATCAAGGCTGATTATCCTGACGCGATCCTGTTTTTCCGCCTGGGTGACTTCTACGAGATGTTTCTCGACGACGCCGTCAAGGCGTCGCGTATCCTCGATATTACGCTCACCTCCCGCAACAAGGGAACCGACGGTGCCGATGTACCGCTCTGCGGGGTTCCCTTCCATTCTGCAACGCCTTACATTGCCCGGTTGATCGAGGCTGGAGAAAAGGTCGCCATCTGCGAACAGGTCGAGGACCCGAAGAGCTGCAAAGGGATCGTCCGGCGTGAGGTGGTTAAGGTGGTAACGCCGGGGCTGGTTGTCGAGGCGGAAAGCCTCTCGCCCAAGGACAATAACTATCTACTGGCGGTTTACGGTGAAGACGGTCCCCGCTGGGGAGTCGCCTATCTCGATCTCTCCACCGGTGATTTTCGGGCTACCGAGGTGGACGGGGAGGAGGGGGCATGGGGAGAGATTGCCTGCGTCAACCCCCGGGAGATCCTGGTGCCGACCGCTTCCCGCGATAACGGCATTGGCCGGGCTCGCACCGATCTGACCGCCGGCAGAATGATCACCTGCATCGACGACTGGGTCTATGATGCCGAGTATGCGGAACGTACCGTCTGCGGGCATTTCGGCGTTGCCAGCTCCGCAGCGCTCGGCTGTGACGGGTGGAGCAATGGCGTGCGGGCGGTTGCGGCAATTCTTCATTATCTGCTGAAGACTCAGAAAGGGCGGGTCGACCATATTCGCGAATTGCAGGTCTACCAGACCCAGGAGTATCTGCTGCTCGATGAAGCGACCCGGCGCAACCTGGAGTTAACCGCAACCCTAGCCGATGGCAAACGCCGTGGCTCCCTTCTCGGGTTGCTCGATCGTACTGTCACCGCTATGGGGGGGAGAAAGCTTAAGCAGTGGATTAATTATCCGTTATTATCTAATGAAAAAATAAGTGAACGACTTGAGGCGATTGCCGAACTGGTAGCAGGAAGCGATTTGCGAAGGGAGTTCCGGGAACAGCTCGATGGGGTGTACGATCTGGAGCGGCTGAATGGCCGGATCAGCTTGGCTAGCGCCAATGCGAAAGATCTGGTCGCATTGCGGACTTCGCTTGAGAAAATCCCTTCGTTACTGGAGCTGCTTGCCACAACGGAGGCGGAGCTGCTCCGGCAGCTGCATTGTGAAATCGACCCGCTGACCGAGGTGGCTGAACTGATTCGATCCGGCATTGTCGCCGACCCGCCGTTTATCCTCCGCGAGGGGGGCATTATTGCCGAAGGGTACCATGCGGAGCTTGACGAGCTTCGCGCCATCAGCCGGGAGGGAAAAGGCTTCATCGCCCGTCTGGAAGCAAAGGAGCGGGCCCGGACCGGTATCTCATCGCTCAAGATCCGCTACAACAAGGTTTTCGGTTATTACATCGAGGTGACGAAGACCAATTTGGCGGCAATCCCCGAGGATTACCACCGCCGGCAGACCTTGGCCAATGCCGAACGCTTCATCACCCCCGAGCTCAAGGAGTACGAAGAGAAGGTTCTGGGCGCCGAGGAACGGATAGTCGAGCTGGAATACTCATTGTTTCAGGAGATCCGCCAGCGGGTGGCCGTCCAGGGGGAGCGAATTTCCCGCACTGCTGACCGGCTTGCCACTCTCGACGTGCTGGCGGCGCTGGCGGATGTTTCCCACGAACGGCGCTATTGTCGGCCGGAGATCGATAACGGCGAGCTGATTACAATTAATGAGGGCCGACATCCGGTGGTTGAGGCACTCAACGCTTCGGAGCGTTTCGTTGCCAATGATCTGTTGCTGGATAGTGCCGACAACCAGATTGTCATGATTACTGGCCCGAACATGGCCGGTAAATCCACTTATATGCGCCAGGTGGCGCTGATCGTGCTGATGGCGCAGATGGGCTGCTTCGTCCCGGCAACGGCGGCACATATCGGTGTGGTTGACCGGATCTTCACCCGGGTGGGCGCTTCCGACAACCTGGCGCGGGGTCAATCGACATTCATGGTGGAAATGATGGAGACTGCCGCCATTCTCCGCAATGCGACCCCTCGCAGCTTGGTGGTACTGGACGAAATCGGTCGCGGCACCTCGACCTTTGACGGTGTTTCGATTGCCTGGGCCGTTGCCGAGTACCTGCACGATACCGAGCGATGTGCCGCCAAGACGCTCTTTGCGACCCATTACCATGAATTGACCGAACTCGCCGTAACCCGTAACCGGATCAAGAATTACAATGTGGCCGTAAAAGAGTGGAATGACCAAGTGATCTTCCTGCGCAAGATCGTCGAGGGAGGAGCATCCCATTCGTACGGTATTCAGGTCGCGCGGCTTGCTGGCCTGCCGGTTGAAGTAATCGAGCGGGCGAAGGAGATCCTGCGCAATCTCGAAAAGGGTGAGTATGCCGAGGAAGGTGTGCCGCGGATTGCCCGCGGCAAGAAGGGGAGCCCTCCGCCTCCCTCGGCCCAGCTGTCGCTGTTCGAGCGGGGCGATGACCTCCTCCGGAGCCGGATTGCTGGTTTGAATATTGCAGCACTGACACCCCTTGAAGCACTGAACATTCTTGATGAACTCAAAAGGATGGTCTGA
- the pgsA gene encoding CDP-diacylglycerol--glycerol-3-phosphate 3-phosphatidyltransferase — MSTAEKNPIWNIPNILTLLRIALIPALAVLLLSPSRDAGFWAAAVFAVASVTDWLDGYLARRMGIVTIFGKFLDPIADKLIVMAALIMILPFGRVQAWMVLVILGREIIITGLRGIASTEGIVIAASDLGKFKTIFQIVAILGLLLHYDYHWLFGIDNPYFYVNMHNVGMFYLWIATIITVWSGVDYLAKFMRVIVR; from the coding sequence ATGTCGACTGCCGAGAAAAACCCTATCTGGAACATTCCCAATATCCTGACCCTGTTGCGGATAGCGCTCATTCCGGCACTGGCGGTCCTGCTGCTTTCCCCATCGCGCGATGCCGGCTTCTGGGCTGCGGCGGTCTTTGCCGTGGCCTCGGTCACTGACTGGCTTGATGGTTATTTGGCTCGACGGATGGGGATTGTGACAATTTTCGGCAAGTTTCTCGATCCGATTGCCGACAAGCTGATCGTCATGGCTGCCTTGATCATGATCTTGCCGTTCGGCCGTGTGCAGGCGTGGATGGTCCTGGTGATTCTCGGCCGGGAGATCATCATTACCGGCCTGCGGGGAATCGCCTCTACCGAAGGGATCGTCATTGCCGCCAGCGATCTTGGCAAGTTCAAGACAATCTTCCAGATCGTCGCGATTCTCGGTCTGCTTCTCCATTACGACTATCACTGGCTTTTCGGTATCGATAACCCATATTTTTATGTCAATATGCATAATGTTGGGATGTTTTATCTCTGGATCGCCACGATCATTACTGTCTGGTCCGGTGTCGACTACCTAGCGAAGTTCATGCGGGTGATCGTCCGGTAG
- a CDS encoding lytic transglycosylase domain-containing protein, protein MSRKISLLILLAVAGSLIWCAGASADIYRYEDSDGVVHFTDAPTDKRFKVYLRDIKRDRKLRTTFRLAGCIRDPREFEPIIDQCALEFGVDKSLVKAVIHAESGYNPNAVSRKGASGLMQLMPQTARDLKVGNSFDPRENIRAGVRYLRFLLDTFRGDVSLALAAYNAGMAKVARYGGVPPYQETRTYVDRVLSYQKSYQNN, encoded by the coding sequence ATGTCCCGAAAGATCAGTCTGCTCATACTGCTCGCCGTAGCCGGAAGCCTGATCTGGTGTGCCGGAGCCAGTGCCGATATCTATCGCTATGAAGACAGCGATGGGGTCGTGCATTTTACCGATGCTCCTACGGACAAGCGATTCAAGGTCTATCTGCGGGATATCAAACGCGACCGGAAGCTTCGCACCACCTTCAGGCTTGCCGGTTGCATCCGCGATCCGCGCGAGTTTGAACCGATCATCGATCAGTGTGCTCTGGAATTTGGCGTCGATAAATCGCTTGTTAAAGCGGTCATTCATGCCGAATCGGGGTATAATCCCAATGCCGTATCGCGGAAAGGGGCCAGTGGCCTGATGCAGCTAATGCCGCAGACCGCCCGCGACTTGAAGGTTGGCAACTCCTTCGATCCGCGGGAAAATATCCGCGCCGGTGTGCGTTATCTCCGTTTTCTGCTCGATACCTTCAGAGGAGACGTCTCTCTTGCTCTGGCCGCCTACAATGCCGGCATGGCGAAAGTCGCCCGCTACGGCGGTGTGCCTCCTTACCAGGAAACCCGGACCTATGTCGACCGGGTGCTCAGCTATCAGAAGTCTTACCAGAACAATTAA
- the nadB gene encoding L-aspartate oxidase, which produces MKIESDFLVIGSGIAGLTFALQAAEHGTVAIVTKREVTESATNYAQGGIATVFSKEDTFDAHVQDTLVAGAGICHEDVVRMVVEEGPQIINNLIEWGVQFTQSGSSYDLTREGGHSQRRILHADDVTGREIERALVAAVQENPNIRLFEHHIAIDLITEAKVLRKRLKPNRCLGAHVLDINNNTVMTFTAKVTLLATGGAGKVYLYTCNPDVATGDGVAMAYRAGATIANMEFMQFHPTTLYHAHAKSFLISEAVRGEGAILRRRDGTAFMDKYHQLKDLAPRDIVARAIDNEMKTHGDDCVYLDITHKDPDYVRNRFPNIYQTCLEFGLDMTKEPLPVVPAAHYLCGGVAVDTNGQTDISHLYAIGEVAFTGLHGANRLASNSLLEAAVYAGRAFKHAVSQIEANSFTFPEIPEWDAGTATDSDEMVVVSQNWDEIRRFMWNYVGIVRSDKRLERALHRINLIQEEIEDYYWNFTITSDLIELRNIATVAELIVKCAQQRKESRGLHCTIDYPQRDDIHWKKDSFVRKNI; this is translated from the coding sequence ATGAAAATTGAGAGTGATTTTCTCGTCATCGGCAGCGGCATCGCCGGTCTCACCTTTGCACTCCAGGCTGCAGAACACGGCACCGTCGCCATCGTCACCAAACGGGAAGTGACTGAATCTGCCACCAACTATGCCCAAGGCGGCATCGCCACCGTTTTCTCCAAAGAGGACACCTTCGACGCGCATGTTCAGGACACGCTCGTTGCCGGTGCGGGCATCTGCCACGAAGACGTGGTCCGGATGGTGGTCGAAGAAGGACCGCAGATCATCAACAATCTGATCGAGTGGGGTGTCCAGTTCACCCAGAGCGGCAGTTCGTACGACCTCACCCGGGAAGGCGGACACAGCCAGCGCCGTATCCTTCATGCCGACGACGTTACCGGCCGGGAAATCGAGCGGGCACTGGTCGCAGCCGTTCAGGAGAATCCGAACATCAGACTGTTCGAGCACCATATCGCCATCGACCTGATCACTGAGGCAAAAGTGCTTCGCAAACGTCTGAAGCCAAACCGCTGTCTTGGTGCCCATGTTCTCGACATCAATAACAACACCGTAATGACCTTTACCGCCAAGGTAACCCTGCTCGCCACCGGTGGCGCCGGCAAAGTCTACCTGTACACCTGCAATCCGGACGTGGCCACAGGTGACGGTGTCGCCATGGCCTACCGAGCCGGGGCAACGATCGCCAACATGGAATTCATGCAATTCCACCCTACCACCCTCTATCACGCACATGCCAAATCGTTCCTCATCTCAGAGGCGGTTCGCGGCGAAGGCGCTATCCTCCGCCGCCGGGACGGTACCGCCTTCATGGATAAATACCACCAGTTGAAAGACCTGGCACCGAGGGACATCGTTGCCCGGGCCATCGACAACGAGATGAAGACTCATGGTGACGACTGCGTCTACCTGGACATTACCCACAAAGACCCCGACTACGTTCGGAACCGCTTTCCCAATATCTATCAGACCTGCCTGGAATTTGGCCTCGACATGACCAAGGAGCCACTGCCGGTCGTGCCCGCAGCCCACTATCTCTGCGGCGGGGTTGCCGTCGACACGAACGGCCAGACCGACATCAGCCACCTCTACGCCATCGGCGAAGTAGCATTTACCGGCCTGCACGGGGCCAACCGGCTGGCGAGCAACTCCCTGCTGGAGGCCGCCGTCTATGCCGGCAGGGCTTTCAAGCATGCCGTCAGCCAGATCGAAGCGAACTCCTTTACCTTCCCGGAAATCCCCGAATGGGACGCCGGAACGGCGACCGACAGCGATGAGATGGTCGTCGTCTCCCAGAACTGGGATGAGATTCGTCGCTTCATGTGGAATTATGTCGGGATCGTCCGCTCGGACAAACGGCTGGAACGGGCGCTGCACCGGATCAATCTCATTCAGGAAGAGATCGAGGATTACTACTGGAACTTCACCATCACTTCCGATCTCATCGAATTGCGCAACATTGCCACCGTCGCCGAACTGATCGTCAAATGCGCCCAACAGCGCAAGGAATCGCGTGGGCTGCACTGCACCATCGATTACCCGCAGCGCGATGATATCCACTGGAAGAAAGACTCCTTCGTCAGAAAAAATATCTGA
- a CDS encoding chorismate mutase, translating into MTIDELRTEIDRLDSELLRIFNQRAGLALQIGEIKKQRGMAVYDPRREKLIFERMKSENGGPLDDGAIVRLFERVIDESRRLERIMTNRDKRVKE; encoded by the coding sequence ATGACGATCGACGAATTGAGAACTGAAATCGACCGACTCGACAGCGAACTGCTACGGATTTTCAACCAACGCGCCGGTCTGGCCCTGCAGATCGGCGAGATCAAGAAACAGCGAGGGATGGCTGTTTACGATCCCAGACGGGAAAAACTCATCTTCGAGCGGATGAAGAGCGAAAACGGCGGCCCGCTCGACGACGGGGCCATTGTCCGGCTGTTCGAGCGGGTTATCGACGAATCGCGGCGGCTGGAAAGAATCATGACTAATCGGGACAAGCGTGTGAAGGAGTGA
- the amrB gene encoding AmmeMemoRadiSam system protein B yields MIRHPAVAGQFYSDDPRQLRAEMARLVPVDVPKRKVIGIVAPHAGYLYSGGVAGALYGAIELPETVIVIGPNHHGFGAAVALYPDGEWLTPFGTVPVGGHLARLLREHLPLVEVDSTAHRFEHSLEVQVPFLQYLRNDLTIVPLCLGFGDYERCQQLGEGIARAIGDFGDEVLIVASSDMTHYEPAAMARQKDQLAVAEMLALNPLGLHQVCRRQGITMCGVIPATVMLVAARSLGATKAELIRYATSGDVTGDNSQVVAYAGLAVW; encoded by the coding sequence ATGATACGTCATCCGGCGGTAGCAGGGCAGTTCTACAGTGATGATCCCCGGCAGCTCCGGGCCGAGATGGCGCGGTTGGTGCCGGTCGATGTGCCGAAGCGGAAGGTTATTGGGATAGTGGCCCCCCATGCCGGCTATCTTTACTCGGGAGGGGTGGCGGGAGCGCTGTACGGGGCGATCGAGCTGCCGGAAACCGTGATCGTCATCGGACCCAATCATCATGGTTTCGGTGCTGCCGTTGCCCTCTATCCCGACGGCGAGTGGCTTACTCCTTTCGGCACCGTGCCGGTCGGTGGTCATCTCGCCCGACTGCTCCGCGAACACCTGCCGCTGGTCGAGGTCGATTCGACGGCGCATCGCTTCGAGCATTCTCTGGAGGTACAGGTCCCCTTTCTCCAGTATCTCCGTAACGATCTTACCATTGTACCGCTCTGCCTCGGTTTCGGTGATTATGAACGGTGTCAGCAGTTAGGGGAGGGCATTGCCCGGGCAATCGGCGATTTCGGTGACGAGGTGCTGATCGTTGCCAGCTCCGATATGACCCATTACGAGCCGGCGGCAATGGCACGGCAGAAGGACCAGCTGGCGGTTGCTGAAATGCTGGCTCTCAATCCGCTGGGGCTACATCAGGTGTGTCGGCGACAGGGGATCACCATGTGCGGGGTCATCCCGGCGACCGTCATGCTGGTTGCCGCGAGAAGCCTCGGGGCAACCAAGGCCGAATTGATTCGTTATGCAACGAGTGGCGATGTGACGGGGGACAACAGCCAGGTAGTCGCCTATGCCGGGCTGGCCGTCTGGTAA
- the scpB gene encoding SMC-Scp complex subunit ScpB gives MSTLKSIVESLLFVAEGPLTLDRLCSLLEEHERNDIRAALNTLLQDYGGEGRGVELAEVAGGYQFRTVAENADYLRRLTKVRPVRFSQSALESLAIIAYRQPVTRAEIEYLRGVDSGGVLKTLLEKKLIKILGKKDIPGKPLIYGTTREFLEVFDLKDLRSLPSLKEIRELSETSKFEQQEELPLPLPESETSAANNSDDTDA, from the coding sequence ATGTCGACGCTCAAGTCGATTGTCGAGAGCCTGCTGTTCGTTGCCGAGGGTCCCTTGACCCTTGACCGGCTCTGTTCACTTCTGGAAGAGCATGAACGCAACGATATCCGTGCTGCACTGAATACGCTCCTGCAGGATTATGGCGGCGAAGGGCGCGGAGTTGAGCTGGCTGAGGTTGCCGGGGGGTACCAGTTCCGTACGGTTGCGGAAAACGCCGATTATCTGCGGCGCTTGACCAAGGTCCGGCCGGTCCGCTTTAGCCAGTCGGCCCTGGAGTCGCTGGCAATTATTGCCTACCGCCAGCCGGTAACCAGGGCTGAGATTGAGTATCTGCGCGGGGTCGATTCCGGCGGGGTACTGAAGACGCTTTTGGAGAAAAAGCTGATCAAGATTCTCGGCAAGAAAGATATCCCCGGCAAGCCACTCATCTACGGGACGACGCGGGAATTTCTCGAAGTGTTCGATCTGAAGGACTTGCGCAGCCTGCCGAGTCTGAAAGAGATCAGGGAGCTTTCCGAAACCAGCAAGTTCGAGCAGCAGGAGGAATTGCCGCTGCCGCTGCCGGAGAGCGAGACGTCCGCCGCTAACAATTCGGACGATACCGACGCCTGA